TGCGGAACTCCAGGCGCCACGCACCCGGCTCGCCCTCGACGCAGGTGTCGACCTCCTGCTCGGGCAGCGGCAGCGAGACACCGCCGCGGGCGGCGTCGCGCGCCAGCCGCTTCTCGCCGATCTCCTTGACCAACATCAGCACCTCGGAGGCCGACCCGTCGTCGATCGCGGCCTGCGCGCCCTCGTAGGTGAGCTGGGCGGTCGAGCGGACCAGCGCCCGCTCGACGTGCACGTCGGTGCCCTCGCCGTCGGCGTCGACCCGGATCGTCCAGAGCAGCGCCGGGCGCACCTGGTCGGGCAGCAGCGACGCCGCGTCCTCGCTGATGACGGGCGGGTGCAGCGGCACCTTGGAATCGGCGCCGTAGAGGGTCTGCCCACGCCGGTGGGCCTCGAGGTCGACCGGGTCGCCGGCGGTGACGAACGCCGCCACGTCGGCGATCGCGTAGTGCAGGACGTAGCCACCGGGCCGCTCGGCGTCGCGCTGCACGTGCAGGGCCTGGTCGAGGTCGCGCGCACCGTCGGGGTCGATGGTGACGAACGGCAGGTCGGTCCGGTCGAGATCGGGAAGCCGGGGTGCGGCGGCGGCACGCTCGGCGGCCTCCTGGACCTCGGGCGGGAACTCCGGCGTCACCTCGAGCTCGGCCTGGATCTGCTCGATCCCGTGGCGGAGCGTGGTGACGACGGCACTGTCGTCGGTCCGGACCCGGACCACGCGGCTGCTGGACATGGCTTTAACCTAGCGCCGTGCCGCAGCCCGGGATCGAGACATGCTGATCCTCCTGCCGCCCAGTGAGGGCAAGGCCGCGCCGCGGCGCGGCAAGCCGCTCGACCTCACCGCCCTGTCGTCGCCAGGCCTGACCGAGGCCCGCACCCGGGTCCTCGACGCGCTCGTCGCCCTCTGCGAGGGCGACCCGGAGGTGGCCGCCAGGACCCTCGACGTGCCGAGGTCGCAGCTCGACCTCGTCGCGCTCAACGCCCGGGCCGCGTCGGCCCCGACCGCGCGCGCCGACGCCGTCTACACCGGCGTCCTGTACGACCACCTCGCCCTCCCCACGCTGACGCCGGCCGCCAAGCGACGCGCCACCACGCGGGTCGCGGTCAGCTCGAGCCTGTTCGGCCTGCTCCGTCCGGGTGACCGGATCCCGGCGTACCGCCTGTCCGGCGACGCCACGCTGCCCGGACTCGGGCCCGTCGCAGGGGTCTGGCGCGACGCGCTCGGGCCGGCGGTCCACGACGCGCTCGGCCGCGGGCTGCTGGTCGACCTGCGCTCCGCGATGTACGCCGCCTTCTGGCGTCCGCCGGCCGGGCTCGCGAGCCGCGTGGCCACCGTGCGGGTGCTGCACGAGGTCGACGGCCGACGGTCCGTGGTGAGTCACTTCAACAAGGCCACCAAGGGCCGCATCGTGCGTGCGGTCCTCGAGGACGGCCGCGACCCGCGCACCCCCGCTGCGCTGGCCGCCCTGCTCACCGACCTCGGCTGGACCGTCGAGGTCGGGCCGGTCACGACCAAGGGCACCCAGCTCGACGTCGTCGTCACGCAGGTCTGAGCGAGACCAGCCGGTCGAGGAGCTCGACGCTGATGCCGGCCAGCTCCCAGCGCGCCCAGGCCGGCTGTGCGCGGTAGATCCCCTCGTAGGACACGAGCGTGAACACCCGGTCGCCCACCTCCGCGAGGTCCCAGGCCCGGTCGAGGTCGACGTCCGGGTAGGCCTGGCGCCACACGTCGAGGTAGGCCCCGCGCACCACGACCGCCACCGTCTCGCCCAGGTGGTGCCCGACACTGGAGGCGAGGTGGCGGGCGTCGAGGAACGGGTGGGCGAGACAGGCGTCGGTCCAGTCGAAGAGCAGCGGGACCGCGTCGCGCCACGTCACGTTGCCGAGGTGCAGGTCGCCGTGGACCAGGGTGAGCGGGAGCCCGAGCCCGTGCAGCTCGGCGACCCGGTCGGCCCACCACGGCTCGGCGTCGGCCGCGGCCCTGCGCTGCTCGTCGGTCATGGTCGGACGCTCGACGCCGTCGGCGACGACCCGACGCAGTCCGGCCACGGTAGGAGCGAGTCCGCGGTCGGGTGCGCCCGCAGCGACGAGCGCCGGCAGGTGGGCGAGCGAGGCGAGCTGGAGTCGGGCATGGGCGGCGGCGACGTCGGCGACCTGCTGGGCGGTGGGGTCGTCCTCGGACTCGGGGAACGCCTCGAGCAGCATCCAGGCGCGCGACGCGTCGAGGGCGAGGACCCCCGGCACGGTCACGGGGTCGATCGTCGCGATCGCGGCGGTCAGGGTCGGCTCGGCCCGGAACGCCGCGCCGGTCGCCTTGAACCACACGTCGGTGCCGTCGCCGACCGGGTAGCGCACGACGGCCGACAGGCTCCAGACCTTCACCAGCTCCCGTGGTCCGCTGCGCACGCGGCCGAGCCCCTCGAGCGCACGCTCGACCCAGGCGTCCACCTCGTCGATCCAGCCCGCGACGAACCACGGCTCGCGCCCGTCGTCGGGAACCACCCCGGTGCGCAGCTCGGCGACCCGCGCGGCCAGCGTGGCCGGCGCCTCCACCTCGGCCACCGGGAGCCATCGCGTGCCGTCGCCCGTCGGTCCGCCCGACCAGGCGAGGACGTCGAGCACGGTGCCGTCGGGCTCGCGCACCGGCGGGGCGGCCAGGACGGCTCCGGGGTCACCGACCGCCGCCACGAGGGCCGGGTGGGCGGGCCACTCGTCGTCCAGCGTCGGAAGGTGCCCCTGGGCGTCGACCAGGACGCGCTCGCCGGACACGTCGAGCAGCGCGGCGAGATGGCGTCGGGTGACGGGCACGGGTCGGAGGCCGGATCTACCAGGTCGCGGCGACGAACGCGTCGCGCGCCGGCGGCAGGGCGTTGTAGAGCCGCAGCGACGCGCGGCCGTCGTCGAACCACGACAGCACCGTCACCGAGGCCGGCGTGAGCTCCATCTTGTAGACCGCCTCGAGCGGGGCGTCGAGCGCGTGCGCGACCAGGGTCTTGATGGGGGTCACGTGGCTGACGACGACCACGGTGCCGCCGGCGTGCTCGGTCAGCACCCGGTCGAGCCCGGCGAGCACCCGCGTCTGCACGGTGCGGAACGACTCGCCACCGATCGGAGCGACGTCGAGCGAGCCGAGCCAGGCGGACAGCTCGTCGCCGTGCTGCTCGCCCACCTCGGCGAAGGTCAGGCCGTCCCAGTGTCCGAACTCCATCTCGGCGAAGCCGGGCTCCTCGACGACCTCGACCCCGATCGCGGCGCCGATGATCTCGGCCGACTCGCGCGTGCGGCGTACGGGCGAGGCCACGACGGCGTCGACCCGCTCGGCGAGCGGCTGGAGCCAGTCGCCGACGGCGGCGATCTGCTCGCGGCCCTCGTCGCTCAGCGGCGGGTTGTCGCCGCCGAGCCCGCCGGAGAAGCGCTTGGCCGACGTGTGGGTGGTGACCCCGTGGCGGACGACGACCAGCGTCGTCGTCGACCCGGCCCCGCCCCAGCCACGTGCGGGCGGCTTCTCGACCTCGGCGATGACCGAGTCAGAGGTGTCGGAGGTGTGGGCGGAGCCTGTCGGCCCGGCCACCGTCAGACGCCCGACTCGGCGGTGCGCACGAGGATCCGCTGACACTCCTCGCAGCGCACCACGGTGTCGGCGGGCGTGGCCCGGATGACGCCGATCTCGGCGGGGTCGATGGCCATCTGGCACCCCGTGCACCGGCGCTGCAGCATCTCGGCGGCACCGACGCCGTTCTTGGTGGCGCGCAGCTTGTCGTAGAGCGCGACCAGGTCGGCGGGCAGACCCTCGGCGGCCTGCTCGCGCTCGGCGACGAGGCGGTGGAGCTCGTGGTCGATCACCGCGGACTTCTCGTCACGCTGCACCGCCAGCTCGGCCAGCCGCTCGTCGGAGGCGGCCAGGCGCTGCTGCAGCTCGGCGAGGACGGCCTGCGCCTCCTCGAGCTGCTCCATGATCTCGAGCTCCTCGTCCTCGAGGGT
The Nocardioides plantarum genome window above contains:
- the yaaA gene encoding peroxide stress protein YaaA, which gives rise to MLILLPPSEGKAAPRRGKPLDLTALSSPGLTEARTRVLDALVALCEGDPEVAARTLDVPRSQLDLVALNARAASAPTARADAVYTGVLYDHLALPTLTPAAKRRATTRVAVSSSLFGLLRPGDRIPAYRLSGDATLPGLGPVAGVWRDALGPAVHDALGRGLLVDLRSAMYAAFWRPPAGLASRVATVRVLHEVDGRRSVVSHFNKATKGRIVRAVLEDGRDPRTPAALAALLTDLGWTVEVGPVTTKGTQLDVVVTQV
- a CDS encoding phosphotransferase family protein — translated: MPVTRRHLAALLDVSGERVLVDAQGHLPTLDDEWPAHPALVAAVGDPGAVLAAPPVREPDGTVLDVLAWSGGPTGDGTRWLPVAEVEAPATLAARVAELRTGVVPDDGREPWFVAGWIDEVDAWVERALEGLGRVRSGPRELVKVWSLSAVVRYPVGDGTDVWFKATGAAFRAEPTLTAAIATIDPVTVPGVLALDASRAWMLLEAFPESEDDPTAQQVADVAAAHARLQLASLAHLPALVAAGAPDRGLAPTVAGLRRVVADGVERPTMTDEQRRAAADAEPWWADRVAELHGLGLPLTLVHGDLHLGNVTWRDAVPLLFDWTDACLAHPFLDARHLASSVGHHLGETVAVVVRGAYLDVWRQAYPDVDLDRAWDLAEVGDRVFTLVSYEGIYRAQPAWARWELAGISVELLDRLVSLRPA
- a CDS encoding histidine phosphatase family protein, whose amino-acid sequence is MAGPTGSAHTSDTSDSVIAEVEKPPARGWGGAGSTTTLVVVRHGVTTHTSAKRFSGGLGGDNPPLSDEGREQIAAVGDWLQPLAERVDAVVASPVRRTRESAEIIGAAIGVEVVEEPGFAEMEFGHWDGLTFAEVGEQHGDELSAWLGSLDVAPIGGESFRTVQTRVLAGLDRVLTEHAGGTVVVVSHVTPIKTLVAHALDAPLEAVYKMELTPASVTVLSWFDDGRASLRLYNALPPARDAFVAATW
- a CDS encoding zinc ribbon domain-containing protein — translated: MKAPVEAQRQLLEVQRLDARADQLRHQRRSLPELAEMEVLAASRREVDDQRRDQQVVVDDLTAAQRKADVDVEQVRARRARDTDRMAQGLISNPKDLERMQRELESLERRIGTLEDEELEIMEQLEEAQAVLAELQQRLAASDERLAELAVQRDEKSAVIDHELHRLVAEREQAAEGLPADLVALYDKLRATKNGVGAAEMLQRRCTGCQMAIDPAEIGVIRATPADTVVRCEECQRILVRTAESGV